One window of Microbacterium sp. Root61 genomic DNA carries:
- the dacB gene encoding D-alanyl-D-alanine carboxypeptidase/D-alanyl-D-alanine endopeptidase — MTRSILRWGASALTIAVVGAMATACTFGAPAPDASGGDAGVPEAALEVMNQPQYANGRWLISVKDLDTGEVLIDLDGDKMAEPASFTKTYSVGAAWLKWGPDYIITTPVKRMGEVAARTLNGDLVLVGKGDFTLGGRTKADGTVDYTDLDHNDANPLPGATLTTEDPLAGLDDLAAQVKASGIDSVTGTVVVDDRLFQGTLDGEPITPIVVNQNLIDVLVTPGAAGEPATVEMTPAVAPWHIVSDVQTVAAGEKFAISNPESTGRGAIAIDGTIAADSEPVLKVYALEDPATFARTAFIEALGRAGVTVGGDPIATNSTASLAAKDAVDALPSVAEFDSLPLAQQATYVMKISYNRGAQAYVCLLSAAAGVDDCSAGLDEVGKLWTAAGLDTTGVSLIDGSGLNGNFITPDNGVAVQSLMAKRPDADQWRATMPILGVDGSLATVQPDSPAAGKVFAKTGTLLDPDLVNDRYRVNTKALGGVMESESGRNLAFTIIMNQGFAAGIEGVFAANDDVGAVAAAIQQHY; from the coding sequence ATGACACGCAGCATCCTTCGTTGGGGCGCCTCCGCCCTCACCATCGCCGTGGTCGGCGCAATGGCGACCGCCTGCACCTTCGGGGCGCCCGCGCCCGACGCGAGCGGCGGCGACGCCGGCGTTCCGGAGGCGGCGCTGGAGGTCATGAACCAGCCGCAGTACGCCAACGGCCGCTGGCTGATCTCTGTGAAGGATCTGGACACCGGTGAGGTGCTCATCGATCTGGACGGCGACAAGATGGCCGAGCCCGCCTCGTTCACGAAGACATACAGCGTCGGTGCGGCCTGGCTGAAGTGGGGACCGGACTACATCATCACGACACCCGTCAAGCGGATGGGGGAGGTCGCGGCGCGAACACTGAACGGCGACCTCGTGCTCGTCGGCAAGGGAGACTTCACGCTGGGTGGCAGGACGAAGGCGGATGGCACGGTCGACTACACCGACCTCGACCACAACGACGCCAACCCGCTTCCGGGAGCCACACTCACCACCGAGGATCCGCTGGCGGGCCTGGACGATCTGGCGGCCCAGGTGAAGGCATCCGGAATCGACTCGGTGACCGGAACCGTCGTGGTGGACGACCGTCTCTTCCAGGGCACCCTGGACGGCGAGCCGATCACCCCGATCGTCGTCAACCAGAACCTCATCGACGTCCTGGTCACGCCCGGAGCCGCCGGCGAGCCGGCAACGGTGGAGATGACACCCGCCGTGGCGCCCTGGCACATCGTCAGCGATGTGCAGACGGTGGCCGCCGGCGAAAAGTTCGCCATCTCGAACCCGGAGTCGACCGGACGCGGCGCCATCGCGATCGACGGCACCATCGCGGCCGACAGCGAGCCCGTGCTCAAGGTGTACGCGCTCGAGGATCCCGCGACGTTCGCACGCACGGCCTTCATCGAGGCGCTCGGCCGGGCTGGGGTCACGGTCGGAGGGGACCCCATCGCCACCAACTCGACAGCTTCCCTGGCGGCGAAGGATGCTGTGGACGCGCTGCCGTCCGTCGCCGAGTTCGACTCGCTGCCGCTCGCCCAACAGGCGACGTATGTCATGAAGATCAGCTACAACCGCGGTGCGCAGGCGTACGTATGCCTGCTGTCGGCGGCGGCCGGCGTGGACGACTGCAGCGCCGGACTGGACGAGGTCGGCAAGCTGTGGACGGCCGCGGGGCTGGACACCACCGGCGTCTCGCTCATCGACGGATCCGGCTTGAACGGCAACTTCATCACGCCGGACAACGGCGTGGCGGTGCAAAGCCTCATGGCAAAGCGGCCTGATGCTGATCAGTGGCGTGCCACGATGCCGATCCTCGGCGTCGACGGGTCGCTCGCCACCGTCCAGCCCGACAGCCCGGCAGCGGGCAAGGTGTTTGCGAAGACCGGGACACTCCTGGACCCGGACCTCGTCAACGACCGTTACCGCGTGAACACCAAGGCGCTCGGCGGAGTCATGGAGTCCGAGAGCGGGCGCAACCTCGCCTTCACGATCATCATGAACCAGGGGTTCGCCGCCGGCATCGAGGGCGTCTTCGCCGCGAACGACGATGTGGGCGCGGTCGCCGCCGCCATCCAGCAGCACTACTGA
- a CDS encoding ABC transporter ATP-binding protein gives MIQLQRVSVSVDEAVLLPPTDASIARGEAVALRGENGSGKTTLLRVLAGAQRPTSGTVSVDGSPIDERSPRFRRRVASMIALPPFARDLTLHEHVMLIATTWGRDVDDASSAASSALAELGLSGLENRFPHELSSGQRQMGSLALLLVRPFDVLLLDEPEQRLDAAHLDVVIRLLGRLRADGVTVVFATHSDALASAAADRSLVLDAA, from the coding sequence GTGATTCAACTGCAGCGTGTCAGCGTGTCCGTGGATGAGGCTGTCCTGCTTCCTCCGACCGATGCGAGCATCGCCCGCGGCGAGGCGGTGGCGCTGCGTGGGGAGAACGGGTCGGGCAAGACCACGCTGCTGCGGGTGCTCGCGGGCGCGCAGCGGCCCACTTCCGGCACCGTGTCGGTCGACGGCTCCCCCATCGACGAGCGCTCCCCGCGCTTCCGGCGCCGAGTGGCCTCGATGATCGCGCTGCCGCCGTTCGCGCGCGATCTGACCCTGCACGAGCACGTCATGCTGATCGCGACGACATGGGGTCGCGACGTCGATGACGCGAGCAGCGCGGCCTCGAGCGCTCTCGCCGAGCTCGGACTGTCCGGGCTGGAGAACCGGTTCCCGCACGAGCTGTCGTCGGGCCAACGCCAGATGGGCAGCCTTGCTCTGCTGCTCGTGCGTCCTTTCGACGTGCTGCTGCTGGACGAACCGGAGCAGCGCCTGGATGCAGCGCACCTCGATGTCGTGATCCGACTCCTCGGCCGCCTCCGCGCGGATGGCGTCACGGTGGTGTTCGCGACGCACAGCGACGCCCTGGCCTCGGCGGCCGCCGACCGCTCGCTCGTGCTGGACGCGGCATGA
- a CDS encoding serine hydrolase domain-containing protein: MFEPTTHFVPADTKGRHHRRILLATAAVIAGAVTLGGCAASSVADPTPSAASSSARPPAPDGELPAALQEELQAALEATMAEYDVPGAVAGVWIPGEGSWTTAAGLADIESATPTTTEMSWPLRSITKSYTVTLLLQLVDEGKVSLDDTIGEYVEGVTNGERITLRELAGMSSGNADYTNDDFIGVFSADPARIFTLDELNGFMLGKPAQFEPGAEHVYTNANTNLLGAVVEKVTGQPFAEVLDERILAPLELDQTRYILDIASWSEPHASGYGPAADPREPMTQNFSIFGPAGSMISTLDDGRVWAQTLATGALLDPATQTEREQGAPLDAGPPYDMYALGMGETNGWWGHNGEGLGFTAAVFHNPATGASIVVFTNESNVANKAHPADQAFRRMAAILESDTAP; the protein is encoded by the coding sequence GTGTTCGAGCCGACTACGCACTTCGTACCCGCCGACACGAAGGGTCGTCACCACCGACGGATCCTTCTCGCGACGGCAGCCGTGATCGCGGGGGCTGTGACGCTCGGCGGCTGCGCCGCGTCATCCGTCGCCGATCCCACGCCGTCTGCTGCGTCGTCCTCCGCCCGCCCGCCCGCCCCCGACGGCGAGCTGCCGGCCGCACTCCAGGAGGAGTTGCAGGCCGCGCTCGAGGCGACCATGGCCGAGTATGACGTTCCTGGGGCGGTCGCAGGTGTCTGGATCCCGGGTGAGGGCTCGTGGACGACGGCGGCCGGCCTCGCCGACATCGAGAGCGCGACGCCGACGACGACCGAGATGTCCTGGCCGCTCCGCAGCATCACCAAGTCGTACACGGTGACCCTGCTGCTGCAGCTCGTCGACGAGGGAAAGGTCAGTCTCGACGACACCATCGGTGAGTATGTCGAGGGCGTGACCAACGGCGAGCGCATCACGCTGCGCGAGCTGGCCGGCATGTCCAGTGGCAACGCCGACTACACCAATGACGACTTCATCGGGGTCTTCAGCGCCGACCCGGCCAGGATCTTCACTCTTGACGAACTGAACGGGTTCATGCTCGGCAAGCCGGCGCAGTTCGAACCCGGCGCGGAGCACGTCTACACGAACGCGAACACCAACCTCCTGGGCGCCGTCGTGGAGAAGGTGACGGGTCAGCCGTTCGCCGAGGTGCTCGACGAGCGGATCCTCGCGCCGCTGGAGCTCGACCAGACGCGCTACATCCTCGACATCGCGTCATGGAGCGAGCCGCACGCGTCGGGGTACGGGCCGGCGGCCGACCCGCGTGAGCCCATGACCCAGAACTTCTCGATCTTCGGACCGGCCGGGTCGATGATCTCCACCCTCGACGACGGTCGGGTGTGGGCGCAGACGCTCGCCACGGGTGCGCTGCTCGACCCCGCGACGCAGACGGAGCGCGAGCAGGGAGCGCCGTTGGACGCCGGCCCGCCGTACGACATGTACGCCCTGGGCATGGGGGAGACGAACGGGTGGTGGGGCCACAACGGCGAAGGGCTCGGCTTCACCGCGGCCGTCTTCCACAACCCGGCGACCGGGGCGAGCATCGTGGTCTTCACGAACGAGTCGAACGTCGCGAACAAGGCCCACCCCGCCGATCAGGCATTCCGCCGTATGGCCGCCATCCTGGAAAGTGACACCGCACCATGA
- a CDS encoding AMP-binding protein, which produces MTGSLDVPTTMSVAAILAESALRHPDRVAVIDDVGGRTTFAQLWQHTRAYAGALRDLDVEKGTAVAMMIPNTVEFPKTYYAILALGAIVVPVHPLLKPAEIQHVLDTSGARLLIADVSCLAAASASAPEQLVQVGGTAVDDLATLSTSTPAVAGYLPMHPLAPAAMLFTSGTSGRSKAAVLSHLNLVEHAHVSLLDSLDVRADDIMCAALPLSHVFGQSTVMNTAFRRGAALQLVRRFHADDTLEILIDNGVTIFAGVPTMLIALLDGARRNPLRPPLRYVISGGSSLPVASLEAFVEVFGAPVHEGYGLSETSPTVTFNHTGAPNRAGTIGTSIWGMEVRIAVPDIADRIELLQDGSDGEVVVRGQNLFLGYHDDPAATAAAVVDGWFRTGDVGRRSSDGYITIIDRTKEMILRGGYNVYPREIEEVLARMPGVASVAVFGVADERNGEEVMAAVVPLAGAGLTADSVVRYARERIAAHKYPRRVVLVHELPLGPTGKVLKRELNRMYS; this is translated from the coding sequence GTGACCGGGAGTCTCGATGTGCCTACCACGATGTCGGTGGCCGCGATCCTCGCCGAATCAGCTCTGCGACACCCGGATCGGGTCGCCGTCATCGACGATGTCGGCGGTCGCACGACGTTCGCACAGCTCTGGCAGCACACCCGCGCCTATGCCGGAGCGCTCCGCGATCTCGACGTGGAGAAGGGCACGGCGGTCGCGATGATGATCCCCAACACCGTGGAGTTCCCGAAGACGTACTACGCCATCTTGGCGCTCGGCGCGATCGTGGTGCCCGTGCACCCTCTCCTGAAACCGGCGGAGATCCAGCATGTGCTGGACACGAGCGGAGCGCGGCTGCTGATCGCCGACGTCAGCTGCCTTGCCGCGGCATCCGCCTCGGCCCCTGAGCAGCTGGTGCAGGTGGGCGGTACGGCGGTGGACGACCTCGCCACGCTTTCCACGAGCACACCCGCCGTCGCCGGCTATCTGCCGATGCATCCGCTCGCGCCCGCGGCCATGCTGTTCACGAGCGGCACTTCGGGGCGCTCGAAGGCCGCTGTTCTCTCCCATCTGAATCTCGTCGAGCATGCGCACGTCTCGCTGCTCGATTCGCTGGATGTGCGCGCCGACGACATCATGTGCGCGGCGCTGCCGCTTTCCCATGTGTTCGGCCAGTCCACTGTGATGAACACCGCGTTCCGGCGAGGCGCGGCTCTCCAGCTGGTGCGTCGGTTCCACGCCGACGACACGTTGGAGATCCTCATCGACAACGGCGTGACGATCTTCGCGGGCGTTCCCACGATGCTCATCGCCCTCCTGGACGGCGCGCGCCGGAACCCGCTCCGGCCACCTCTGCGGTACGTGATCTCCGGAGGCTCATCCTTGCCTGTCGCATCGCTCGAGGCGTTCGTCGAGGTATTCGGGGCGCCGGTTCACGAGGGATACGGGCTGAGCGAGACCTCCCCCACCGTGACCTTCAACCACACCGGTGCGCCCAACCGCGCGGGAACGATCGGCACATCGATCTGGGGCATGGAAGTCCGCATCGCCGTTCCCGACATCGCCGACCGGATCGAACTCCTTCAGGATGGCAGCGACGGCGAGGTGGTCGTGCGCGGCCAGAACCTCTTCCTCGGCTATCACGACGATCCCGCAGCCACCGCGGCAGCGGTCGTGGACGGGTGGTTCCGCACCGGAGATGTCGGCCGGCGGAGCTCCGACGGCTACATCACGATCATCGACCGCACCAAGGAGATGATTCTGCGCGGCGGGTACAACGTGTACCCACGCGAAATCGAAGAAGTGCTGGCACGGATGCCGGGGGTGGCGAGCGTCGCCGTCTTCGGCGTCGCCGACGAGCGCAACGGAGAAGAGGTGATGGCCGCAGTCGTCCCGCTGGCGGGTGCAGGCCTCACCGCTGACTCCGTCGTGAGATATGCCCGCGAGCGCATCGCGGCACACAAGTACCCGCGACGTGTCGTGCTCGTGCACGAGCTGCCGCTCGGGCCGACCGGCAAGGTGCTGAAGCGTGAGCTGAACCGCATGTACAGCTGA
- a CDS encoding potassium channel family protein, whose protein sequence is MARTRDRATSAELKNTAYEIFIGILSILSIVNLVLVYVWHGDGGLELVLSVMNGLFSVVFLGDFVYRISTAPSASRYFFRGYGWADLLASLPFPQLKILRMFRLLRVYRLLRELGPRTIWTTLVHDRANSALMTLLLMGVLVLQFGSITMLAIEEDADGANITTASDALWYTIVTISTVGYGDQYPVTNTGRLIGTLIIVVGVGIFGTFTGYLANLFLGPTKSTPSTEDQTDASPSTSDGPVTSMTSHTAKGVAAGAAAGAVTAGVTAGAAASVGSGGDPDADRAARLQALLAQSEATLAEIRQLVASSAS, encoded by the coding sequence ATGGCCAGAACGCGCGACCGCGCAACAAGCGCGGAGTTGAAGAACACCGCGTACGAGATCTTCATCGGCATCCTGTCGATCCTTTCGATCGTCAATCTCGTGCTGGTCTACGTGTGGCACGGCGACGGCGGGTTGGAGCTGGTCCTGTCCGTGATGAACGGGCTGTTCAGCGTGGTGTTCCTCGGCGACTTCGTCTACCGGATCAGCACGGCACCGTCGGCAAGCCGCTACTTCTTCCGTGGGTACGGATGGGCGGACCTGCTCGCCAGTCTGCCGTTCCCGCAGTTGAAGATCCTGCGCATGTTCCGTCTGCTGCGCGTCTACCGGCTCCTGCGCGAGCTCGGGCCGCGCACGATCTGGACCACGCTGGTGCACGACCGCGCGAACAGTGCGCTGATGACCCTCCTCCTCATGGGTGTGCTCGTCCTCCAGTTCGGCAGCATCACCATGCTCGCGATCGAGGAGGACGCAGACGGCGCCAACATCACTACGGCGTCCGACGCGCTCTGGTACACGATCGTGACGATCTCCACCGTCGGCTACGGCGACCAGTACCCGGTGACCAACACCGGCCGCCTGATCGGCACGCTCATCATCGTCGTGGGCGTCGGAATCTTCGGCACCTTCACCGGGTACCTCGCGAATCTGTTCCTCGGACCGACCAAGAGCACGCCCAGCACCGAGGATCAGACGGACGCCTCGCCCTCGACCTCGGACGGTCCCGTGACGTCCATGACGTCCCACACCGCCAAGGGCGTAGCCGCGGGCGCAGCCGCCGGGGCTGTCACCGCGGGCGTCACGGCGGGTGCGGCGGCGTCCGTCGGGAGCGGGGGCGATCCCGACGCGGACCGCGCCGCCCGCCTTCAGGCGCTGCTGGCGCAGTCCGAAGCCACGCTGGCCGAGATCCGACAGCTCGTGGCGAGCTCGGCGAGCTGA
- a CDS encoding MaoC family dehydratase, translating to MAHYESLDALLSAQLPAEEHTSQWMPIEQSRITDFADATDDHQWIHVDEARASSGPYGTTIAHGYLTLALLPALLEGNVEVAGAALRINYGLDHVRFLTPVPSGARVRAVSRVVETAPASQGARVTLEVRVEIEGAERPALVAHQLLIVVGDEQ from the coding sequence ATGGCGCACTATGAATCGCTCGACGCGCTGCTGAGCGCGCAGCTGCCGGCGGAGGAGCACACCAGCCAGTGGATGCCAATCGAGCAGTCACGGATCACTGACTTCGCGGACGCCACCGATGACCACCAATGGATCCACGTCGATGAGGCGCGGGCGTCGTCAGGGCCGTACGGGACGACCATTGCGCACGGCTACCTGACACTCGCGCTGCTTCCTGCACTGTTGGAGGGCAACGTCGAGGTCGCGGGAGCCGCCCTGCGAATCAACTACGGGCTCGATCATGTCCGGTTCCTCACCCCCGTGCCGTCAGGTGCGCGTGTGCGCGCGGTGAGCAGAGTGGTCGAGACCGCTCCCGCGTCGCAGGGCGCTCGCGTCACGCTCGAGGTGCGCGTCGAGATAGAAGGCGCCGAGCGCCCTGCACTGGTGGCCCATCAGCTCCTCATCGTCGTCGGGGACGAGCAGTGA
- a CDS encoding D-alanyl-D-alanine carboxypeptidase family protein: protein MTTHQNAPDGVSGLTELMQDEYALQDIDIQLEREVRRSRRRRGWLIVGIVFAVICAAIGGYVAWALTASVSAPSVTWHSPEVVAPGPVAIALPVGGASAISISGGDQYLGAEASGIWLSSGSDEPRSIASISKLITALVILDAKPLASAEDPGPMITFDKDDHDLYDKYYVLGATIAAMPIGTTLSERDALATMLIPSASNYAQAMARWAFGSQGAFVNATKDWLAAHGLTGTTIIEPTGISYRNVSTPSDLLAIGKLAAAHPAIAQIVATPALSLPGPGQIYNTNDLLGSNGITGLKTGNLGPGSYSLLYTASLDVGAPEPLQVTGVMVGGHSRESVNASVLTLFDSIRSGFRRLPVAELGQVVGSYSTPWGSSAEVVIAEDADIFTWSDTPITTTMETTTPVSFTDGEEAGSITWTAGPNTATAIIEVEGTILPPTAWWRLTHPSELGGQ, encoded by the coding sequence ATGACGACGCATCAGAACGCTCCGGATGGGGTGTCCGGCCTGACCGAGCTGATGCAGGACGAGTACGCGCTGCAGGACATCGACATCCAGCTGGAGCGCGAGGTCCGGCGCTCGCGCCGTCGCCGCGGCTGGCTCATCGTGGGGATCGTCTTCGCCGTCATCTGCGCCGCGATCGGCGGCTACGTCGCGTGGGCGCTCACGGCGTCCGTGAGCGCCCCGAGCGTCACGTGGCACTCTCCCGAGGTCGTGGCGCCCGGACCGGTCGCCATCGCGCTTCCGGTCGGGGGTGCCTCGGCGATCAGCATCTCCGGCGGTGACCAGTACCTCGGCGCCGAGGCGAGCGGAATCTGGCTGAGCAGCGGATCCGACGAGCCGCGCTCGATCGCGAGCATCAGCAAGCTGATCACCGCGCTCGTCATCCTGGACGCGAAGCCGCTGGCGAGCGCCGAGGACCCGGGGCCGATGATCACCTTCGACAAGGACGATCACGATCTCTACGACAAGTACTACGTGCTGGGCGCGACGATCGCGGCGATGCCCATCGGCACCACCCTGTCGGAGCGCGACGCGCTCGCGACCATGCTCATCCCCTCGGCGAGCAACTACGCCCAGGCGATGGCGAGGTGGGCCTTCGGCTCGCAGGGCGCGTTCGTGAATGCGACGAAGGACTGGCTCGCCGCCCACGGACTGACCGGCACCACGATCATCGAACCGACGGGCATCAGCTACCGCAACGTGAGCACACCGAGCGACCTCCTCGCCATCGGCAAGCTGGCCGCCGCTCATCCGGCGATCGCGCAGATCGTCGCGACCCCGGCGCTGTCGCTGCCGGGTCCGGGGCAGATCTACAACACGAACGACCTGCTGGGCAGCAACGGGATCACCGGCCTCAAGACCGGCAACCTCGGCCCCGGCAGCTACAGCCTGCTGTACACGGCATCCCTCGATGTCGGTGCCCCCGAACCGCTCCAGGTGACCGGAGTGATGGTGGGCGGCCATTCCCGCGAATCGGTGAACGCCAGCGTGCTCACCCTGTTCGACAGCATCCGCTCCGGCTTCCGGCGCCTGCCCGTGGCGGAGCTCGGCCAGGTAGTCGGCTCGTACTCCACGCCCTGGGGCTCGAGTGCAGAGGTGGTCATCGCCGAGGACGCGGACATCTTCACGTGGTCAGACACTCCGATCACCACCACGATGGAGACGACCACGCCTGTTTCGTTCACCGACGGCGAGGAGGCCGGGAGCATCACGTGGACGGCCGGCCCGAACACGGCGACGGCGATCATCGAGGTGGAGGGCACCATTCTGCCTCCGACGGCCTGGTGGCGACTCACCCACCCGTCCGAGCTCGGCGGGCAGTAG
- the fabG gene encoding 3-oxoacyl-ACP reductase FabG: MSAIRTAIVTGAARGIGAAIATRLAADGRQVAVLDLDPDALAGTVEEITRLGGRALGVAADVSDAASVAAAVARVGAELGPPTILVNNAGILRDNLLFKMQDADWDAVINVHLRGAFLMARAVQTHQVEARWGRIVNMSSTSALGNRGQANYAAAKAGLQGFTKTLAIELGPFGVTANAIAPGFIATDMLRETAARMGVTYDELRESAAAEIPVRRTGTPADIASATSYFTSDEASFVSGQVLYVAGGPQD, from the coding sequence ATGAGCGCGATCAGGACAGCAATCGTGACGGGAGCCGCGCGCGGCATCGGCGCTGCCATCGCGACAAGGCTCGCGGCAGACGGTCGGCAGGTCGCCGTGCTCGACCTCGATCCGGACGCACTCGCCGGCACGGTCGAGGAGATCACACGCCTCGGCGGGCGCGCCCTCGGAGTGGCTGCAGACGTTTCGGACGCGGCGTCGGTCGCCGCCGCGGTCGCTCGCGTCGGCGCCGAACTCGGTCCGCCGACCATCCTCGTGAACAACGCGGGCATCCTGCGGGACAACCTCCTGTTCAAAATGCAGGATGCGGATTGGGATGCCGTCATCAACGTGCACCTCCGCGGCGCGTTCCTGATGGCCCGCGCAGTCCAGACGCATCAGGTCGAGGCACGCTGGGGGCGCATCGTGAACATGTCCAGCACGTCCGCCCTCGGAAACCGCGGGCAGGCGAACTATGCCGCCGCTAAGGCGGGTCTGCAGGGATTCACCAAGACGCTCGCCATCGAGCTCGGTCCGTTCGGAGTCACAGCGAACGCCATCGCCCCCGGGTTCATCGCCACCGACATGCTGCGCGAGACCGCGGCACGAATGGGCGTGACCTACGACGAGCTTCGCGAGTCCGCCGCCGCGGAGATCCCTGTCAGGCGAACCGGCACACCCGCCGACATCGCGTCGGCCACGTCGTACTTCACCAGCGACGAGGCATCATTCGTCAGCGGACAAGTGCTGTACGTCGCAGGTGGGCCGCAGGACTAG